Part of the Asterias rubens chromosome 20, eAstRub1.3, whole genome shotgun sequence genome, CTGGGTCATTTGGGATCCTTCCAATCGGGCGTTGGTTTACGAGGTTCGCAACTTCTAATAAAACTGTGTAAAGTTCAAACGGAGTCAGCACCTGAGCCCCAACAGCCCTTTTCAGCGCAGTCTTGCAGCTCTTGACTAATGCCTCTGCACACCCATTTTGATGTGGTGCTCTTGGTGTGATGAACTTCCATTCCATGCCTTTCTCTGCACCGAACTGTTTCAGCTCTTCAATGTTCCAACCTTGAATCATTCTTTGAAGTTCCCGTTGTGCTCCGACCAGTTGGGTTCCGTTGTCACTAATCATTTGAGCTGGATAACCTCTAATAGAGAAGAATCTGCGGAGCACTTGAATGTATTCCATAGTGGAACAGTCCACCGCTAGCTCTAGGTGCACTGCTCTGGTGTTCAGGCAAGTGAAGATCACTCCATAGTGTTTGGCTGTTTTGTTACGTCCAATCTTCACTTGGTAGGGTCCAAAGTAGTCGCATGACGTGAAGTAGAATGGTGGTGTGTATGGCGCTAGGCGTTGCTTCGGTAAATCAGCCATGACCTGTGTCTCCAGTTTATGCTCTGCCTCTCTGCAAACCACACAGCGGTATTTGATCGTCTTGGCTAGGTTGTGTGCCTTCAGGATCCAGTATCTTTGCCTTGTTTTCGCAACAGTGGTAGCAACACCAGTGTGGCCCTGTTGGTGAATACTACGCACAATCAGAATTGAAATGTAATGATCATGGGGCAGCAGTGCTGGGTGCTTTGTATGGTAAAACATCGTAGACTCGTGCAGTCGGCCTCCAACCCTTAAGATTCCTGCATCATCTGTGAAGGGACTCAATGACTTGAACTCTCCGTTGGCCATGCGTTTGTgtagatttttctgtgctttgaTAATCCAGTAGTTGGCAGCATCTGTCAGCTCTTGGGGTGAGAGCGGACCCTGTTTAGACTCTTTGTTTACACAAGACTGCATCTTGGCTCGTATGTTCTGGACAAATCGACGAACGTAGGCTGTGACTCTGATTAGCTTTCTCCAGCTAGAATACTTCTTGCAGTCAATGGCTTCCTGAGTTTCGGTGGTGATGAATACAGCTTGGGTCTTGTGTCGTTCCTTATCTACCTCCATCTGGTTCACCCTCTCTGCATCTTTTGGCCAACTTTCTTCTGGGAAGCGCAGGAATTCTGGACCATTTTTCCAGCGCTGGGTCAATTGTTTCACAGGTACTCCACGAGAGACGTCATCTGCTACATTCAGCTCTCCTGGAACATGTCTCCACTGTGAGGGATCTGTTTGGCTCTGAATCTCGCTTACTCGGTTGGATACAAATGGTTTGAATCCTCTGGCTTGGCTTCGAATCCAAGATAGGGCAATCATACTGTCAGTCATAAACACTGCTTCCTCTACTGGTAGGCGCAGTTCTTCCATGATGGCCTGGTACAGCCTTGTACCCATAACTGCTGCCTGCAATTCCAATCGTGGGATGGTGAGCCTCTTCAAGGGTGCTACTCTAGACTTGGCTGCAATGAATCGGACATCATAGGTGCCATCATTTATCTGCCATCGGATGTAGGCACAGGCTCCAAAAGCTTCCTCTGAAGCATCGCAGAAGATACACAGCAAGGGCACCCCAACAGCATTCGACGGAGTAAGACATCTTTCAAAACTTATCTCGTTCAACTCTTTCATCTCTTTGAATAGTTGAATCCAGCTGTCATGATCTGCCTTGGGTATTTCTTGGTCCCAGTCCAGACCCTGTTGCCATAGATGTTGCATTCCAATCTTGGTACGAATGAGAAAGGCTGCAGCGAATCCAATCGGGTCAAAGATTTGTGCAATCTGGCTCAGAATTTGACGCTTTGTTAACTTTCTCTGCATCAGTTCTCGATCATCGGTGGACAAATTCTTGTCCAAGTCCAAGTTGACCTTGTAGTGGAATTCGTCAGTTTTGCGGTTCCATACTGTCCCCAGCACTTTCTCATCAGTTGTGGTGTCCAGAAACTTCATTCTCTCATCTTCCTTTTCACTGGTATAGTTTTCTTCCAGAGCTTCATTAGATAACCAGCCTTTTACTCGGAATCCCCCTTCAGCTAACACCTCATCTATCTCACTTGTCAGTTTCTTGGCCTCGTTCACAGTGTGGACGGAGTCGCATATGTCGTCCATGTAGGTGTTTTCCTTTAAGACTCGTGCTGCATCTGGAAATTGTTTCTCTGCAGCCTCAGCTGTTTTCTTCAGGGCGATCTGCGCCATGGCTGGAGCTGGCTTATCCCCGAACGTCAGAACTGTCTTGACGTAAATATCAGGTGTACGGTCAGTATTTAGGTCTCTCCACAAGAAGCGATGAACATGCTGATCACGTTCTGGAATCAGAATTTGGTGGTACATCTTTGAGATGTCTGCAATGACTGCTACTTCATTTTCACGGAACTTCATGATGACTCCAAATAAATTGTTAAGAAGGTCAGGCCCCTTGTACCAGTAGTCGTTTAGACATTGCCCGTGGTAGGTTGCTGAAGAATTGAAGACAATTCGGAGAGGTGTGCTTTTACTTTCTGGCCTCAAAACTCCATGATGAGAGATGTAGTGTACGGGACCTTTGTATGACTTCAGTTCAGCTTCAGACAGCTTCCGGGCAAACTTCTTTTCCACCATTTCCTTCATCTGGGCATCATAGGCTTCTGCATGACTTGTGTTTTTTGCAAGTCGGCGTTCTGTTGAATAGAGCCTCTTCTCTATCTGGATCTTGTTATCTGGTAGCTGTTTTGGATCCCTTTTCCAAGGGTAAGGGACGGTCCATCGGTTTCCATTTCGAATACAGGATTCTTCTATTATTTTGGCTTCCTTTAGTTCTGCTGGGCTGAGCTTTTCTGGTTCACATGTGCAGGACTTCACGGCTACTCCCATAGCTTCAGTTTTCCAGAAATCTGTCATGTCTACTGGTGTTGAGTACTTTACATGGAGAACTCGGCTTGTCTTATTCTGGTCCCCAGGGCCGGTTCCAAAAATCACCCAACCAAGTGGTGATTGGCGGGCTATCAGATTCTGGGCTTCATGGGTTTCACCAGCATGTATGCTTGCATGATCAATGCCAATGAGTAGGTCTACTGGGCCGCTACCTCGATGGAGATTGCTTGGATGAAGTTTGAACAGTTTGGCCATCTCTGATAGGTCAACTTCAGCAACATCGTCGCTTATGCAGGGGATACCAATGGCAGTAACAGTGTAAGTTGGACCTTTGTACTTCGGACGAAGACGGACCTCATAGACTTTTGTTTGAagctcttcttcttctcctccCACTTTGGTGATGGTAGTAATTACATCCTTTCCCTTGAGCTTCAAGTTTTCGGCGAGGGACTTTCTAATCAATGTAATCTGTGCCCCGGAGTCAAGAAGGATATTTGCTGGTTGAGTAATCTGGGTTCCCATGATCTGCACTTGTAGGACTGGCAGTAATATTTCTGCTCGGGTTGTACTTACTGCAACACTGACTGAACCGGTGGCTTGCTGGGGAGTAAAATGCAGTAATTGATGGTGATAGTGTTTACACTGGAGTCCGTTTATCATCTCTGTGCACTGTCGTCTTCTCGAACAGGTCGACACATTGTGGCCTTTTCCTGCCTTTTTGAGGCAGCTGAAGCAGACATGGTTCTCTTTAACCATCTTAAATCGGTTGGCTGAGCTCATCCCCTTGAACTTGTCACAGTGGTCTGTCCAGTGGCTGGAAGTGTGACAAACCCAGCACTTGTCACGGAAAGGCATTGAAGTCGGGTCTTTCTGCTGAATGTGATTGATGCTTGATCGGGGACTTTGACTCACACATCGTACTGGTGCCGTTGCTCTCATCCTTGATTTCATTTCCGATGACATCCAGTCCAGCAGTCCTTTTAGCGTCGCTAATTCTTTATCCCTTTCCAAGTGTCTGGACCACACCTTACGGTCGTCAGAGTTCATTTTCTGTTCAATGACTGCTAGCATATGATTATTATCCATGTCGTTTCGTCGCCCCACCTCCTTCAATGTGTTGTAACTCCTTCTCACAAGATGAACTAGCTCACAGAATCTGGCATCTTCCCCGTCTCGGAGTGGCTTGAACTTCATGATATCTTGGGTGACGGTGTCAGTAATAAATCGTGGATCACCATATATTGTGTCGAGGTACTCCCACGCTGCATCGTAATCGGACCCAATTCCCTTAATCAGCTCCAACGGCTTTCCTTGTAGGCATGTACGCAGCAGTGTGATGGCATCCCTCTTACCATACCTCTTATCAACCATATGCTTGAAGTCATCTTTAAAGATGGCGTATTCTCTGACATCCCCTGTGTACTTGGGCATCTTTGGCTTTTCCATTTTAAACCCACAGAATTTGTCGACATCATGGATTGCTGTATTCGCTTTCGTCTGCTCTTCCTTCTGATCACTTGCTCCATTTATGCTGATATGGCTATCGGATTCTGTTATCTGCTTGGCACTGGAAGTTGTACTGGATTGCTCTGCACTGGATATTTGCTCGGCACTTGAACTGGACTGGTCATTACTGGAACTCGTTTTCTCTGTACTGGCACTGGCTTCTTCATTCGGGTTTGACTCTTTCTCTGTAGGTGTTGGAGTTACATGTAGATGATCTTTTGCCTCACACTGTAAAGCTATGAACATTTGCTGGCATTCTTCTAACCACTCCTCTTCGGTAGTAAATTCATCGTCATCTGATATCTGCTCGGTATAAGCCTCATGCTTTTGAACTAGGCTGTCATACACCAGTTCAAACTTTTCAAGCTGACTTGAAACTTCATCGGTAGCCCTATTGCCTTCGATCATCAAACGTAGGGCTTTTCCCTGTCTTGTGAGTGCCGCCTTGGCATTCCTTCTTTTGACTTTTAACTCTTTTACTGTTGAGTCGGTCATTCTGATACGGTGCAGTACTCCCTTCTGATCCCGGGTTAGCAGAACAGAATTCGAATGTTGTGGCTCATCAAGGAGTAAGGCATACAGTTGTGACACAGACTAGATATCTTGCTTTCGTATTTTAATGCAATTCGAACTGTAAATAAACATACAGAAAAAGAGATCCTTAATACATGTGATCCTTAATCAAAGTTGAACTTGTCAGAAAGAAAGTGGTTCTTAAAACTCTCCTTAAACCTTCATAATAATCCAGGAAATACTTGGGAAACATATCAAACTGTCCTTATCTCTCAGTAATGTCCATCATTAATAAACAATCCCTAATTTCTCACATCTGGTCTGAAACTAGCAAAAGCTGGGAAACTTCTTACACGTTAATGTACCCAATCTGCATGTAAACAAGTTGCATGTCCCTTTAATTTCAACATGAATACTAGCAAATTATGTCTGCTCTAATAAGGGCTTACATCATCAAAATCACAACTGAAAAGGGGTACTCACTTCTTTGGCAAGACTCTAGTAAACCTGGTGTCCATAATCTCTGAAGTAAAAACTGATAACTGCTGGTTTTGACTATAAACTTTTCGGCTAAGAACTGCTACAGTAAAACATGGTGAAACATGGCTGAAACAACCACATGTAAACACTAAACATCTAcagccacaagagggcgctagtcaCAATCTCAAAGGTCACTGGCTCAGTGAAACAGAATGTGTTATCATCCATTAGCTCGTCAATCTTGTCCCGCAATACGTTCACAATCTCCTGATCGATGAACACATGTGTGTCGTCCAGATCGACCAGGATGAATCTTCGGCCAAGTTTTTGCGTCTCATCCATGTGGAGAAGAAACTGCTTCATGGCTGGGTCACTGTGTATGCGGAAGGTACATCAAATAGACACATTAAAAATAGAGCCATTTCCAATGTAGGTCGGACGTCTTGTTCAAAATTGCGGCTAAGACTTGTAGTGTACTGTGGTACTGTACAGAGTCTAGACGATCACAGATgaaaaactacatgtagcattgtAGGAGGAGTACAGTGCATGCCCCCAGAAAAGCTGATTCTGGATCTAACTAATTTCATCATTCTGTTCTGTTATGAATCAAGCCTAGAAGAAGGCACAACAAGtaaataagcacaaaaatgatGCTCAGAAATTAGttatttgtgactggtggtGGTTAGCCCCACGTTTGTTGTGGCCAAAAGCAGGGATTCAGCTTTTTGCCAGAAAcaataaaacatgaaaaaaGTGTGGCTTTGAATTTTTTGTATcatgttaaatttaaaatagtCAGTGCcttgttttgctttttcaaaatttattttataggatacgatattattattaaacaaacatatttttaaaaatgtttaataacGTTTATAAACCTTGTCATTTTTACTGTCTTTGCAACCCCAAAATGCCACTTCTGCCAAAAGTCAAGTGTTTTTAAGATAGGCTAGTAGTGAGTGAGTGGCTGAGGGGGTCGAGAGCGGCAGTGCTGTCGAATGACTGTACCAGTGTAATTACATACATGTgatgtatggcgccaccacttgttcacacatgtttacaaaaagggataatctcattgaggtaaactagatacattgttatttcatatcgaatgaaaaagtggtggcgccatacggaaacttttcccaagtTTTCTCAGTTGATTAACTTACCATTCTACCAGAACGCCTTTAATTACATTCACCATTTTCAGTTAATATTCAGCATGTTCGTCAGCTTCGTTTAGTAGTTTTACTGTCGTCGTATAATTGTGTCGTCGGACCGCAGTTTCAACGCCGTTGAAACGCCAGTCTGTCACCCTCACATAAATTCTATGGGATAAAGAGCTGTCCGTATAGGTACCAGACTTTGTTGGTAACCAGACGACTACAAGGTTGTATCATAGTGTTACGTTCGCGCCTACTGACCATGCGTTAGACTttatttcaagtctgagactccAGATGTTGTCACTAGATGGAGCTAATTCATGCAATACTGCGACGACTACCAGATAAATACACGATTACAGACTTTGAAACAagtctaaaaataataatgtgcaaAAATAAGTTAGTGGCCTCACAAGataaatttaatttataaaCCACAGATACTGCTGtgagaaataaatgtttttatttattcaaatcATCCACATCACACATGTTcaacattaatattatttataaagtattataatattataattacaAGACAAAAACGATAAATCCATACCATACCTGGtttacttcctgcgaatgcaaatgcgatacaaattcaGACTtaacaaattcacaacgaataattcgcaactgtgttcaactcctgtgaaacattcgctgtgaaaGCACTATGAGGTAAAAATTCACTTTGCAGTGCATTCGcatcaggaagtatgaaccaagctttacAGCGATAATTGAGAAATATTACTGATTCAGAGGGGGATGATGGGAGCGGTGTAATGAAAACCGACCACTCCAAGGACTTTAAACGATCTTGTCAACAAAAACTGTTATAGATCAATTCAGCCTCAaagttttcaataaaatgatactaatattaattttggttttacccttatacaccaATATATTCAGTtctgttgacaaaaaaatcacagtaatattactggggtgggattcaaacccaagaccgCTGACACTCTAGAgcagggctcgatttcatagagctgccaagcacaaaaactttgcttagcatgaaaaagttcttcctcgataaaaacattaacttaaaaactgacttggtaacgagcattagagagctgttgatagtataaaacattgtgggaaacaactccctctgaagtaacgtaaacaggattaccaaccaaatttccatttattgtatattgttcgttactggtattcagctgttgcttgctgaaatcctgaaaatcatgtggaaatttggttggtaatcctgtttgtatcaaggaagaaatttcatgctaagcaaattgttgtgcttagcagctctatgaaattgggccaagatgtcttaccaacccggtcatgggttcgaatcccacccaagtaatatgtctgtgattttgttcacgtaACTTggaaaagtaccgagtatacagtgctaacacacatcggtgtaagggtaacaccaacattaaaacaatacgAGTTAAGAATATCTTTATAAATCAATTCATTCAATCTGAACCTGAACGCTACCAAGTACGGGCAGATATATACACATGTACCCTCTGATAATTTAATGCTTGAACGTTGTGTACCACTCACTAGAAAATTATTATCCAGCTCATCTTTCCAACAAGGGACGATATCTAGAACGATTGAATATAAGTTTATTGCTTTCGAACACTGTTGAAAGTACAGCTCAACTTCAAGCACCAAAGTGTGCATTTACAGTTTCTGTTATATAGCTGCATGCACAACACAAGCAAACCATTAgttacatcaatgaagcacacTTGAACTAATGTTACTTGTTTACCTGTGAAGAACAGCAGTGACATGTAAGAACTTTGTTTATAAATTTCATGCAAGTCCTACTTTAATTATATCTTTTGAAAAGTCATGACCGGAGAAAGGGGACTAATTTTGGCAGTTCTGAAAAGGTCAAGTCAAGTATTGGGTAATCAGAGGAACAATTGATGGTGAAATTACTTGATACCTAATTCTCTTTGGGAATTGGGGAAAAGGGTTACTTCTTGACGGGGAAGGGGGCTAATTTTGGCATTTCTGAATAGGTCGAAGTCAACTATTGAGAAATCAGAGGAACAATTTATGGTGAAATTACTTGATACCTAGGTCTTTTTGGGAATTACGTGATACCTAGTTCTCCTTGGGAGTTGGGGAGAAGGATTACTTCTTGACGGGGAAGGGGGCTAATTTCGGCATTTCTGAATAGGTCAAAGTCAACTATTGAGAAATCAGAGGAACAATTTATGGTGAAATTACTTGATACCTAGGTCTCTTTGGGAATTACGTGATACCTAGTTCTCCTTGGGAGTTGGGGAGAAGGATTACTTCTTGACGGGGAGGGGGGCTAATTTCGGCATTTCTGAATAGGTCAAAGTCAACTATTGAGAAATCAGAGAAACAATTTATGGTGAAATTACTTGATACCTAGTTCTGTTTGGGAATTGGGGAGGGGGGTTACTTCTTGCCGTACGGGTAGAAACCTTCGCCTTTCTTCGTGCCGAGCTTTCCTTGTGCCACCTTCTGATCTAGGAGTGGGCTGGGCTCAAAGAGTGGATTGTTGGGGAACTTCTCATGCCATCCTTTGGAGAGAAGTAAAggaaaattatttgttgaagTACATCAAACGCTTATGGT contains:
- the LOC117304000 gene encoding uncharacterized protein LOC117304000; translation: MTDSTVKELKVKRRNAKAALTRQGKALRLMIEGNRATDEVSSQLEKFELVYDSLVQKHEAYTEQISDDDEFTTEEEWLEECQQMFIALQCEAKDHLHVTPTPTEKESNPNEEASASTEKTSSSNDQSSSSAEQISSAEQSSTTSSAKQITESDSHISINGASDQKEEQTKANTAIHDVDKFCGFKMEKPKMPKYTGDVREYAIFKDDFKHMVDKRYGKRDAITLLRTCLQGKPLELIKGIGSDYDAAWEYLDTIYGDPRFITDTVTQDIMKFKPLRDGEDARFCELVHLVRRSYNTLKEVGRRNDMDNNHMLAVIEQKMNSDDRKVWSRHLERDKELATLKGLLDWMSSEMKSRMRATAPVRCVSQSPRSSINHIQQKDPTSMPFRDKCWVCHTSSHWTDHCDKFKGMSSANRFKMVKENHVCFSCLKKAGKGHNVSTCSRRRQCTEMINGLQCKHYHHQLLHFTPQQATGSVSVAVSTTRAEILLPVLQVQIMGTQITQPANILLDSGAQITLIRKSLAENLKLKGKDVITTITKVGGEEEELQTKVYEVRLRPKYKGPTYTVTAIGIPCISDDVAEVDLSEMAKLFKLHPSNLHRGSGPVDLLIGIDHASIHAGETHEAQNLIARQSPLGWVIFGTGPGDQNKTSRVLHVKYSTPVDMTDFWKTEAMGVAVKSCTCEPEKLSPAELKEAKIIEESCIRNGNRWTVPYPWKRDPKQLPDNKIQIEKRLYSTERRLAKNTSHAEAYDAQMKEMVEKKFARKLSEAELKSYKGPVHYISHHGVLRPESKSTPLRIVFNSSATYHGQCLNDYWYKGPDLLNNLFGVIMKFRENEVAVIADISKMYHQILIPERDQHVHRFLWRDLNTDRTPDIYVKTVLTFGDKPAPAMAQIALKKTAEAAEKQFPDAARVLKENTYMDDICDSVHTVNEAKKLTSEIDEVLAEGGFRVKGWLSNEALEENYTSEKEDERMKFLDTTTDEKVLGTVWNRKTDEFHYKVNLDLDKNLSTDDRELMQRKLTKRQILSQIAQIFDPIGFAAAFLIRTKIGMQHLWQQGLDWDQEIPKADHDSWIQLFKEMKELNEISFERCLTPSNAVGVPLLCIFCDASEEAFGACAYIRWQINDGTYDVRFIAAKSRVAPLKRLTIPRLELQAAVMGTRLYQAIMEELRLPVEEAVFMTDSMIALSWIRSQARGFKPFVSNRVSEIQSQTDPSQWRHVPGELNVADDVSRGVPVKQLTQRWKNGPEFLRFPEESWPKDAERVNQMEVDKERHKTQAVFITTETQEAIDCKKYSSWRKLIRVTAYVRRFVQNIRAKMQSCVNKESKQGPLSPQELTDAANYWIIKAQKNLHKRMANGEFKSLSPFTDDAGILRVGGRLHESTMFYHTKHPALLPHDHYISILIVRSIHQQGHTGVATTVAKTRQRYWILKAHNLAKTIKYRCVVCREAEHKLETQVMADLPKQRLAPYTPPFYFTSCDYFGPYQVKIGRNKTAKHYGVIFTCLNTRAVHLELAVDCSTMEYIQVLRRFFSIRGYPAQMISDNGTQLVGAQRELQRMIQGWNIEELKQFGAEKGMEWKFITPRAPHQNGCAEALVKSCKTALKRAVGAQVLTPFELYTVLLEVANLVNQRPIGRIPNDPDDGSYLSPNDILLGRASTDVPQGPFQETKNPRHRVEFVQRIIDSFWKRWSRDVLPCLVPRKKWRAERRNVRVGDVVTVSDTNPVRGKWCVGRVLEVFPGSDGKVRNVKVKTESGEYQRPITKIAVIYPAEGYDED